In Stanieria sp. NIES-3757, the DNA window AGTTAAACTAGTTCCAGTGTCAATCTGTGTAGCTTGATGAAAGTATGCTAGTAATTGACCGTCAGGCAGTTCAGGATAATCAGCATCAATTGCAGAAGGTAAGGCTGTTTTTCCAATAGATTCTGGCAGTTGATTAGTAAACAAATCTACTAAAGAAATAACACTAATTACTCCTTCAAGCTCGCTATCGAGATAGAGTAATTGATTGATTGCTTGGTCGTTAAAACCACCAATGAGATAAGGTCGATAATTATTCATTACCGCAGTTAATTCCAGATTACCCAATAAATGACCAGTATCCAAGAAAATTCTGCGATAAGCTCGGTCTTGATAACGCCAAGCTGAACGATAAAAGATGGCCGTGGTGACTAAAGCAATTTCGGTAGTTTCCAAGGCAGGATGAGCGAAACAAGCCGACTGTAACTCAGACCAAACATCATTGTCCCAAAAATGCAAGAGAGAATGAGTTTGCACTTGATAATTATATAAACCTGGAGCTAGCCAACTTGTACCACGAGAGATTAGATAAATTTCGGCAGGATACAAGCCCCCTGCTGAAGGTGCAGCCCTTAAATACATCGGTTCGCCGTACATTGTCGCTAATTGAGCAGTCAAACCATAGCTACAGAGTAAGAGCAATGATAACCGCAACCAATTAACATTTTCTGGTGCTTGAACAAAATTAGAATCTTGATTTAAATAAGGTTTAAGATCAAAAACCTTGCCTATTTTATATTCTTTAAAAGGGATGGGTTGCTGACTCCAATCTAAAGATTGATTTTTGGCTGCAATGCTTTCTGGAGAATATTTAGTTCGTTGATGATAGTAATGAGCGATCGATTTTTGAACTTCAGACATAAAATTTTTGTTGAGCAAATCGATTAACTATTCAATGATCACTTGTTGCCAAGGATAGTAACGTTGAGCATAATAATCAAGAATTTTGAGTAAACGAGCTTGGAGGGGTGGCTCAATTGCTCTAGTGTATTCAATCCATAGGGCTTGAATCTGACTTTGGCTATAATCAAAATTGTTCTGGCTGTGATTGCTTTGAGAATTAACTGGATAGGGAATTAAACCTGCTTCGACTCCTTCAACCTGCCTCAGATGAGCTACGACTTCGCGATAAACTGCTAGAGGTAATTTGGGACTAGCAAAATAATATTTAGTTTTTGGTTTGATGGTGAATTGCACGCTCACTATTAATATTTGGAGATAACTTATTTGTATCTTCTCATTTTCTCCAGCCTCTGGTTTATCTTTGATGTAAAAAAAACCAAATTAGTTTTTTTACTGTTCGCGACTAATAACGTAGCAGTTTAAGATAAATTTATGAAAGCTAAACATATCTTCTCTGAGGATCGTTTAAAACAATAGTAAAAGATTAAAAACTTTAAGCATGAACGAAATTGCGGTGGGTAACAAAACAACAGATAATATCCGAACTGTCTCTGATGCAAAAAGAGATTTTTATCAACATCATACTCGTCCGATTAATTCAGTTTATCGACGGGTAGTAGAAGAATTATTAGTAGAAATGCATTTATTATCTGTTAATGTAGATTTTAAAAGCGATCCTATTTATGATTTAGGTGTGGTCACCTCTTTTGAACGTTTAATGCAAGGTTATCGACCAGAACAAGATAAAGAGTCAATTTTTAATGCTCTCTGTCGAGCCGTTGGAGAAGACCCCGAAAGAAATAGAGCGCAAGCAGGAAGTGTACTTAATATTGCTAAAAATAAATCTCCTCAAGAATTAGTTTCTTGGTTTAGTGAACCCACACCAATAGACAATAATTACGATATTATTGAGCCAATTAAAGCGATCGCATCTAATCCTCATTTTAAATATAGTCGTTTATTTGCGATCGGTATCTATACTCTCTTAGAAGAATCTGACCCCGAAATTCTCAAAGATGTCAGTCAACGTAACGAGATTCTCGAAAGTATCGCGACTCAACTTCATCTTCCAGCAGAAAAAATGAACAAGGATTTAGAGCTGTATCGCGGTAATCTAGAAAAAATGGAGCAACTACTTAGTGTGATTGAAGATGTTTTACAAGCTGGTCGTAAACAAAAAAATCAGCCAAAACAAGAGCCTGAAACTGCTGAATAAATAATTATTGTTTAGTTAACCATTGATTTTGAAAACTTCGGGGGAGTAATCCCCTGTTTACGGCAGTTTTTAATTAAATAGATAACCTTTGGAAATGAGGCAAAAGGCAGCAAAACAAAACTAGTTGGCTATGTTTTGTTCAACTCACCATCGCTAGAAACTTAACTAGAATAAGGCTCTCCAAATAAAACCAACGAACACTTAAGATCGTTCATCACACTTTCACTGACATCACTTACTGCTAATCCAGCTACAGTACGACGACGTACAGACCGTAGTATTACCATGTCATAATTCTGAGCGTGTTCAATAATTGCTCTAGCAACATCATTATGACGAGTAGTTTTGATCTTAATAGCGATATTCGGTTGAAGATATTCAACCATACTTTTGAGTTGGGCTTTAAAAGATTTTAATTCTTCTCTAGTAGTTTTACGGTCACTAACATGAAACAAAGTAATAGCGGATTGATTTTCTTCGGCAAAAAGTTGAGCAAAGCGGATAATGCGTAAAGTTTGAGACGTAATATTTTTAACTGGAACTAAAATTTGCTGAATATTAGTCGGTTGAGTTAACAAACGCATTACGGCTACTGGACAATGGGAACACCAAAATACACTATCAATTACACTACCAAACAAACGCGAAAGATTTGGGCCTAACAGCCTAGATCTCAAACGATTAGTTTGACTCCAACCCATGACAATTAAACTAGCGTTTTCTTCTCTAGCAATGCGACTAATACCCTGAACAATATCATCATCAATCCTTATTACGGGTTTTCCTTTAACTTGGAATTGCTCAGTAACAGCTAAAGCATTTTGTAATAATTGGCGACTGTGTTGAATTGCTTTGGTTAAATCAGGATCGTCCATATTAACCTGCGCTTTGGCAATCGAAACGGGAATAACTATCCCTGATTCATGGCGAGCAATTAAGGCACCCATTGCAATTAAATATCTCTCTGTTTTAGGATTGGCAATTGGTACAACTACTCGAAACAGAGAAGATGATGACGATAGAGCATTAGTGTTAAAAATTTGTTCTTCTTGAGATGTTTTTGGAGCTAAAAATTGATTTGTTTGAGGACTCAATTCAGCAACAACATCAGGAGATAAAAACCCTGAATCGACGACAGGATTAGAGTTATCGAGGTTAAGGTTGAGAACAAAATCTCCATTAGCTAAATTATGATTGGCAACTGTTAGTCTACGAGCATATTTATCAGTTAGGATTGGACCCAAAATAGATGTAACTAGCATTAAAACAATTACTGTATTAAAAACAGATTGACTAATTACTCCTGCATTTAAACCTACTAAAGCAGCAGCCAGAGTAGCAGCTACCTGGGGTAAAGATAAAGACCACATGGTGATGGTTTCATCCCAACTATAGTGATAGAGTAACTTGACTACAAATGCAGCCAAAAACTTACTCAAAATTAGTCCGCCAACAATCGCCAGAGTTAACAAAAGCTCGGAACTCAAAGTTTCAATAAAGCCACTGATATCAAGTAATAAACCCATGCCCACAAAAAAACAGGGAATAAATAAGGTACTACCGACAAATTCAACTTTTTCTTTGACCTGAGTTTTGCCAACTACGTCATTTACTGCTAATCCTGCTAAAAATGCACCAACAATATTTTCAACATCAATTATTTGCGCTCCAACCGCAGCTAGAAATACTGCTAAGAGAATAAATAAAAACTGATTACTTTCTTGATTGCCTGTTCGACGAAAATACTGCTTACCCGCCCAGTCAAACCCAAATAAAACTATTGCACTATAAACTCCTAGGGTAATTAACTGAATTATTAAACTAAGAGGAGTAAATTCCCCTGCATTAATTGAGATACAGATAGCTAAAACTAATAGAGCAGAAATATCAGTAAAAATTGTGGCTCCAATAGTTATGGTAACTGCCTCATTATTAACTATTCCCAAGCGATTGACAATTGGATAAGCTAGAAGAGTATGGGAAGCTAGCAAAGAACCGATGAGAATTGAAGCATTCAAATTCATCCCAAATAACAGTCCGATTGTCGTACCAAAAGCCAAAGGAATTATAAAAGTAGCAAATCCAAATCCTATAGAGCGATTTTTAGTTTTACGAAAATCGGCTAAATCTATTTCTAAACCTGCAACGAACATTAAATAAATTTTGCCAATATCCGATAGCAACTTGATAGTTTCACTTTTAGGATCTAGCAATCCCAATCCATCAGAACCGAGAATAACCCCAGCAAAAAGTAATCCTACTAATCCAGGCAGTCGCAATTTTTCAAAGATTGGTGGTAGCGTCAGAATGACTAATAGTAGCAGGGTAAAAGAAACTATTGGACTACTGGTAAATTGGGCAAAGTTTTGTTCCATAGTAGTTAAATAAGCATATAACCATCCTAAATATATTGGACGTTTACTTTAAATCTTCTTTTCTAAAGAAGGATTTAGCATCTGAGAAAACTGGAAGTAATTATTTGGAGTTTATAGCGGTCGCCCTTGTTGATTAGCTTTGGTCAGTATCTAATTAAAAAAGATTGAGAAAAAAACTAGGGATTGCAATATAAACAATAACCAGGGTCAGCAAATTTTTTGCCCTGGGGATACATTTTAGTCTCTTGAAATTGACATTTTTGACATTGATATATTTCAGCCAAAACTAAGTTAGTAGGAGCATGGCACCAAGCACAAGGTAAACCTTGCGTTTGGTCACTCCTATCAAATCCAGGACAAGCACATTGAGGACATAATTGACCAATTTTTTGGATTAAATTAAGAGTCGCTTGTTTAATTACTTGCATTCGAGTAGGATTGCACATGGCTCTTAGATCAGTTTCGATATAAACCATGTCTTGAGCATCTTTTTGTAAGAGGAAATCAACTATTTCAATTAGAGTTTCTGGTTGATTGATGCCTTTGAAAATTTCTTCTTGTTTGTTAGTATCGGGTTCAGACATTACTACTAAACTATGCTCAGGAAAACCAATCTGTTGAGCAAATGCCAAAGCTTCGGCACTATTTTTTACATATCGATGATTATAATTAGTTTCCGTGGATAATTGTTCACCTACTATTTCCAGATTATTAACTCGGTCTAATAATAAAACCAATTCGCGATCGCAAGCAAGAAAAGGCAAATCAGGATGGGGAAAAAATGCTCCTTCACTAGCTAAAGCTAAGGTTTCTCCTGTTAATTCTAAAACCGCTTCTGCTTTACGACGGGCTGCTGCTAATTGATTACCCGCTCTGGGAATATCCCTAGTGAATGTTCCAAAGCGATCGCTGTTAAAATTTGCTGGTATAATTACTTTAACTCCGAATTCTTGAGCAAAAAGAGGAGCAATTATTTGTTCTTTTTGGTGCATAGTTGCCAAGATAGCAGTGCGATTAATTAACCAAGAATGTTTTATCGTTGGGTAATTCACTAAAGAATCCTTTTCTTACTAATAATTAAAACTAAAGCGAGTAACTACCAGTAATAAAATTAGATAGTACTCGCTTTTTCAATAAACAATTATCAGTTATTAAGCTCGCGCGTTCCCATATGGAGGAAACTTTCGCGGGGTTGCTCGCCAATCAACTATCAACCAAAACTGAGATGTTTTTTAAACTTTACGATAATAAGAACCACTATCATTAAGTTGCTTGGAACAATCGCAGCAAAATTCAAGATTGATGGTTAAGACTCGGCTAAATCTGTTTGTTCGAGAGTTTCTTCATCTCCTTTAAAAGCCCAACGTAATAAAGGTGGTGCTAAAAAGGTGGTCAAAATCACCATAATAATAATTGCAGCTTCCAAAGGTTTACTAAGCACTCCACTAGCTGAACCAATCCCAGCAAAGACTAATCCTACTTCACCACGAGGAATCATTCCGACTCCGATTGCCAAACGATTAATTTGCGGTTGATTAAAAACTGCCCAACCAGTAATGACTTTACCAATAATAGCCACCACAATTAAAAAAGCAGCAATAACTAATCCTTCGCGATTTTCAGCAATAGCAGGATTAAGTACACCTAAATCGGCTTTAGCACCGACAGTTACAAAGAAAATTGGAACTAAAATATCAGCAATTGGAATAATCTGTTGGTCGAGTTCTTTGCGTTTATCCGTTTCATCTAGAACTAAACCCGCAGCAAAAGCACCTAAAATTGCTTCCAAATGAATCGCGTTAGCTACAAACGCCATAGAGAAAGCAAAAACAAGTGCAGGAATAACTAAATTACCTCTAGTTTGTAGTTTATCTGCGATCGCAATAAAACTTTTATTAAAAAACTTACCTAAGAAAATTGCACCCAAGAGAAAGACAGTAGCACTGACAATTAAATAAACTACATTGAGAAAATCTATTTCCCCTGTTTTTGCTAAACTAGCAACTACCGCTAAAACGATAATACCGAGAACGTCATCAATTACCGCAGCACCAACAATAATTTGACCTTCTTTAGATTTAAGATGACCTAATTCGGAAAGCACTTTTGAGGTAATACCAATACTGGTAGCAGTCAAAGCAGCACCAGCAAAAATAGCAGGAATAGCAGGCATTCCAAAAATTAACATCAAGCCAATCGTACCAGCAGCAAAAGGAACGGCAACTCCTACCACTGCCACAATCGCTGCTTGATAACCGACCTTTTGTAATTCTCTTAAATCTGACTCTAAACCAATTTCAAATAAAAGAATAATTACACCAAGTTCGGCTAAAACCGAAATAACTTCACTTTGAGCGGTAAAAACACTCTGAACACTTCCAGGATTTAAACCACCAACCCATTGCAAAATTGTTATCAGTACAGAATCACTAGCTACTGCACCACTTTCAGGAAATACTAGCAAATGAAAAGCAGAAACCCCAACGACAACCCCACCAACTAGTTCTCCAAGGACAGGAGGTAAATCAAAATACCGAGAAATTTCTCCTCCTAGTTTACTGGCTAGATAAATTACCACCAAACTTAATAAAACTGCTGTTAAAACCATAGTTGCATCAGCAGATTCAGTTGTAGTTGCCAGAATCGGAGTCGGTAAAATATTGGTTAAAGAAGCAAATTGATGAACTATTAAATCAATCATCGTTAATTTATCTTGGTTAATTGCATCAAACTTCGACTAGCATCAAATTGAGTCTATTCATTTAATCGAAGTTATTTATTAAAAAGTAGGGTGGGCAAAGCTCGGTTTTGGCTCGCTCGCAGACTCCAAAATTAATCTTGCCCACCTGAGGAGGCATCAACTAGATCGCAGGGTCGAGATTAGTAGGATAATCACCAGTAGTATTAACACCAGCTTCAACGACATTACGACCAGTTAAAGCTACCGCTTGTCTAAGAGCTTCGAGACGGTTAGGAATAAAGTTTTGAGCAGGAACAAATCTTTGAATACCCAATTTTTCTAACCGAGTCATTACTTTTTGAGTTGCACCGACGACAAAAACATGAAGTCCTTTATCCGCAGCATCTTGAATCGCATTTTCAATTGCTAAAGCAGCCGTTACACCCAAAATTGGCACATCACTTAAATCCATAATTAAAGCATCAGCATCAGGCATTGCTGAATGTTCACGAGCGATCGCTTTAGCTACTCCAAAAATCATTGGACCACTAAGATAAAAGAGGAGAACACGACCATTAGCGCGCTCTAGTAATTGTTTTTCTTCTTCGTTGAGACTAATTTCATCGTCAGCATCACTAATAGTTTTAACTTCTTGAGCGCGAAGATCGGAAAGACGTTCGATGGTTAAAATATTAGCAATAAAGACCCCAACGCCAACTGCAACAATCAGGTCAACAAAAACGGTTAGCAGTAATACACCATACATGATCAAAGTACCTTTGAGGGATACTTTGTGAGATCTTTTAAGAAAACTC includes these proteins:
- a CDS encoding nitroreductase, producing the protein MSEVQKSIAHYYHQRTKYSPESIAAKNQSLDWSQQPIPFKEYKIGKVFDLKPYLNQDSNFVQAPENVNWLRLSLLLLCSYGLTAQLATMYGEPMYLRAAPSAGGLYPAEIYLISRGTSWLAPGLYNYQVQTHSLLHFWDNDVWSELQSACFAHPALETTEIALVTTAIFYRSAWRYQDRAYRRIFLDTGHLLGNLELTAVMNNYRPYLIGGFNDQAINQLLYLDSELEGVISVISLVDLFTNQLPESIGKTALPSAIDADYPELPDGQLLAYFHQATQIDTGTSLTTSHPQTNNSLEDKYNFPFCSKISLQTTATVDWGEQLCELENTLLKRRSTRAYTGGDLTIEELKTILNFAYQPQDYLEQGLDSAPDYFDLNLIETFIAVSGVTGLDEGCYYYAPKAQELRQIRFKNFRRELHYLCLGQNLGRDAAVVIFHTADLNQAVAQYGDRAYRYLHMDAGHLGQRINLAAIRLDVGVSGIGGFFDDQVNQVLGIPAEEAVIYLTTLGRPLTRQ
- a CDS encoding photosystem II biogenesis protein Psp29, which gives rise to MNEIAVGNKTTDNIRTVSDAKRDFYQHHTRPINSVYRRVVEELLVEMHLLSVNVDFKSDPIYDLGVVTSFERLMQGYRPEQDKESIFNALCRAVGEDPERNRAQAGSVLNIAKNKSPQELVSWFSEPTPIDNNYDIIEPIKAIASNPHFKYSRLFAIGIYTLLEESDPEILKDVSQRNEILESIATQLHLPAEKMNKDLELYRGNLEKMEQLLSVIEDVLQAGRKQKNQPKQEPETAE
- a CDS encoding sodium/hydrogen exchanger, whose product is MEQNFAQFTSSPIVSFTLLLLVILTLPPIFEKLRLPGLVGLLFAGVILGSDGLGLLDPKSETIKLLSDIGKIYLMFVAGLEIDLADFRKTKNRSIGFGFATFIIPLAFGTTIGLLFGMNLNASILIGSLLASHTLLAYPIVNRLGIVNNEAVTITIGATIFTDISALLVLAICISINAGEFTPLSLIIQLITLGVYSAIVLFGFDWAGKQYFRRTGNQESNQFLFILLAVFLAAVGAQIIDVENIVGAFLAGLAVNDVVGKTQVKEKVEFVGSTLFIPCFFVGMGLLLDISGFIETLSSELLLTLAIVGGLILSKFLAAFVVKLLYHYSWDETITMWSLSLPQVAATLAAALVGLNAGVISQSVFNTVIVLMLVTSILGPILTDKYARRLTVANHNLANGDFVLNLNLDNSNPVVDSGFLSPDVVAELSPQTNQFLAPKTSQEEQIFNTNALSSSSSLFRVVVPIANPKTERYLIAMGALIARHESGIVIPVSIAKAQVNMDDPDLTKAIQHSRQLLQNALAVTEQFQVKGKPVIRIDDDIVQGISRIAREENASLIVMGWSQTNRLRSRLLGPNLSRLFGSVIDSVFWCSHCPVAVMRLLTQPTNIQQILVPVKNITSQTLRIIRFAQLFAEENQSAITLFHVSDRKTTREELKSFKAQLKSMVEYLQPNIAIKIKTTRHNDVARAIIEHAQNYDMVILRSVRRRTVAGLAVSDVSESVMNDLKCSLVLFGEPYSS
- a CDS encoding sodium/hydrogen exchanger; this translates as MIDLIVHQFASLTNILPTPILATTTESADATMVLTAVLLSLVVIYLASKLGGEISRYFDLPPVLGELVGGVVVGVSAFHLLVFPESGAVASDSVLITILQWVGGLNPGSVQSVFTAQSEVISVLAELGVIILLFEIGLESDLRELQKVGYQAAIVAVVGVAVPFAAGTIGLMLIFGMPAIPAIFAGAALTATSIGITSKVLSELGHLKSKEGQIIVGAAVIDDVLGIIVLAVVASLAKTGEIDFLNVVYLIVSATVFLLGAIFLGKFFNKSFIAIADKLQTRGNLVIPALVFAFSMAFVANAIHLEAILGAFAAGLVLDETDKRKELDQQIIPIADILVPIFFVTVGAKADLGVLNPAIAENREGLVIAAFLIVVAIIGKVITGWAVFNQPQINRLAIGVGMIPRGEVGLVFAGIGSASGVLSKPLEAAIIIMVILTTFLAPPLLRWAFKGDEETLEQTDLAES